One window of Gymnogyps californianus isolate 813 unplaced genomic scaffold, ASM1813914v2 HiC_scaffold_82, whole genome shotgun sequence genomic DNA carries:
- the CDC42EP2 gene encoding cdc42 effector protein 2, with translation MSTKVPIYLKRGSRKGKKEKLRDILSSDMISPPLGDFRHTIHIGSGGESDMFGDISFLQGKFHLLPRTEGSFDSDKDSPDAAPFEFSRTATISGCEQPSSETSSPLLKNAISLPVIGGPQALTLPSAQAPPKPPRLHLDDKTPPARNREGEEENGEGRNAVPPPPPPHPCASRFGAPTNGFAEEEGNAEPPFLSHAGSLLSLHVDLGPSILEDVLQVMEKHQAERVGGSIQDSGRQEILT, from the coding sequence ATGTCCACCAAGGTGCCGATCTACCTGAAGAGGGGCAGCcggaagggaaagaaggagaaactCCGCGACATCCTCTCCTCCGACATGATCAGCCCGCCCTTGGGGGACTTCAGGCACACGATTCACATCGGCAGCGGCGGGGAGAGCGACATGTTTGGGgacatttccttccttcaggGCAAATTTCATCTCCTCCCCAGGACCGAAGGCAGCTTCGATTCCGACAAGGACAGCCCCGACGCGGCGCCCTTCGAGTTCTCCAGGACGGCAACCATCTCCGGCTGCGAGCAGCCGTCCTCGGAGACTTCATCTCCCCTCCTTAAAAACGCCATCTCCTTGCCCGTCATCGGCGGGCCGCAGGCGTTGACGCTGCCCTCGGCGCAAGCCCCGCCGAAACCGCCGCGGTTACACCTGGATGACAAAACCCCGCCGGCGCGAAACCGGGAAGGCGAGGAGGAGAACGGCGAGGGCAGGAACGccgtcccgccgccgccgccgccgcatCCCTGCGCCTCGCGTTTCGGCGCCCCGACGAACGGCTTCGCCGAGGAGGAGGGGAACGCCGAGCCGCCCTTCCTCTCCCACGCcggctccctcctctccctccacgTGGATTTGGGGCCGTCCATTTTGGAGGACGTCCTGCAAGTGATGGAGAAACACCAAGCAGAGCGAGTGGGTGGCTCTATACAGGATTCGGGCAGGCAGGAAATCTTGACGTGA
- the DPF2 gene encoding LOW QUALITY PROTEIN: zinc finger protein ubi-d4 (The sequence of the model RefSeq protein was modified relative to this genomic sequence to represent the inferred CDS: inserted 1 base in 1 codon), whose protein sequence is MAAVVQNVVKLLGEQYYRDAMEQCHNYNARLCAERSVRLPFLDSQTGVAQSNCYIWMEKRHRGPGLAAGQLYSYPARRWRKKRRAHPPEDPRLSFPSIKPDTDQTLKKEGLISQDGSSLEALLRTDPLEKRALPDPRIDDDSLGEFPVTNSRARKRILEPDDFLDDLDDEDYEEDTPKRRGKGKAKGKGVGGARKKLDAAILEDRDKPYACDICGKRYKNRPGLSYHYAHSHLAEEEGDDKDDSQPPTPVSQRSEEQKSKKGPDGLALPNNYCDFCXGDSKINKKTGQPEELVSCSDCGRSGHPSCLQFTPVMMAAVKTYRWQCIECKCCNICGTSENDDQLLFCDDCDRGYHMYCLTPPMSEPPEGSWSCHLCLDLLKEKASIYQNQNNS, encoded by the exons ATGGCGGCGGTGGTACAGAATGTGGTGAAGCT CCTCGGAGAACAGTACTACAGGGATGCCATGGAGCAGTGCCACAACTACAACGCCCGGCTGTGTGCCGAGAGGAGCGTCCGCCTTCCTTTCCTCGACTCCCAGACCGGGGTGGCCCAAAGCAACTGCTACATCTGGATGGAGAAACGTCACCGAGGGCCAG gtTTAGCCGCTGGGCAGCTTTACTCCTACCCCGCGCGCCGCTGGCGAAAGAAACGCCGTGCTCATCCTCCGGAGGACCCGaggctttccttcccttctaTCAAACCAG ACACCGATCAGACCCTGAAGAAGGAAGGGCTGATCTCGCAGGATGGCAGCAGCCTGGAAGCCCTGTTGAGGACCGACCCCTTGGAGAAACGTGCCCTCCCGGACCCCCGCATCGACGACGACAGCCTGGGCGAGTTCCCCGTCACCAACAGCCGTGCGCGGAAG cgGATTCTTGAGCCGGATGACTTCTTGGATGATTTGGACGATGAAGACTACGAAGAAGATACGCCAAAGcggagagggaaggggaaagccaAG GGCAAGGGTGTCGGAGGGGCTCGCAAGAAGCTGGACGCGGCTATATTAGAAGACCGGGATAAACCCTACGCTTGCGACA TCTGCGGGAAGCGATACAAGAATCGGCCGGGATTGAGCTACCACTATGCTCACTCCCACCTGGCCGAGGAAGAAGGCGACGACAAGGACGATTCGCAGCCCCCCACTCCCGTCTCGCAGCGATCGGAGGAACAGAAAT CCAAGAAAGGACCCGACGGTTTAGCTTTGCCCAACAACTACTGCGATTTCT CTGGGGACTCCAAAATCAACAAGAAGACGGGGCAACCGGAGGAGCTGGTCTCGTGCTCCGACTGCGGGCGATCAG GGcacccctcctgcctgcagttCACCCCGGTGATGATGGCGGCCGTCAAGACGTACCGCTGGCAGTGCATCGAGTGCAAGTGCTGCAATATCTGCGGCACCTCCGAGAATGAC GACCAGCTCCTCTTCTGCGACGACTGCGACCGCGGTTACCACATGTACTGTCTCACCCCCCCCATGTCGGAGCCGCCCGAAG ggagctggagctgccaCTTGTGTCTGGAcctgctgaaggaaaaagccTCCATCTACCAGAACCAGAACAACTCCTGA